In Deltaproteobacteria bacterium, one genomic interval encodes:
- a CDS encoding glycosyltransferase — MSSRSAIDIIVVNYRSASDVITALAPLLPWQHGCVWVVENTEDSLEADYLREKLSDHIRLLTPTVNLGFGKGCNLAFDSSTAPYIFLLNPDARIKERDILLLAEEMDCMSCWGALAPATFWDPEHRFLIPSLLPETPTVWAALSLANKHPCFARLLFSFYLKWQQRLMSAKGVSVVDFLSGSVMLVRREAALRSGGLFDPRYFMFYEDADLSQRLRHRGYKLGILPKARSVHEWRNKPFKLHLMAESGQIYRSLHFPLTSKIRIPLNLFGRALCQPNSHQWSTDLGSLNGPAELNARLKGRGVMALSPNRAGIPAIFRPAGTPPAIFEKEDWSRLEPGTYTIVCGEMDKIRKIQYWMTFKKMDRRPA; from the coding sequence ATGTCCTCGCGGTCTGCGATTGATATCATCGTTGTCAATTATCGAAGCGCATCCGACGTCATCACGGCGCTGGCCCCCCTTCTTCCCTGGCAGCACGGATGCGTATGGGTGGTCGAAAATACTGAAGATTCTCTCGAAGCCGATTATCTAAGGGAAAAACTTTCCGATCACATCCGACTTTTGACGCCCACTGTCAATCTCGGATTTGGAAAAGGCTGTAATCTGGCCTTTGACTCATCCACTGCGCCCTACATTTTTCTTCTGAATCCCGATGCCCGCATCAAGGAACGCGATATTCTCTTGCTCGCTGAAGAAATGGACTGTATGTCCTGCTGGGGTGCCTTGGCGCCGGCAACTTTCTGGGACCCTGAGCATCGTTTCCTGATTCCGAGCCTCCTTCCGGAGACCCCGACTGTTTGGGCTGCGCTCTCACTCGCGAACAAGCACCCCTGTTTTGCCCGACTTCTCTTCTCTTTTTACCTAAAATGGCAGCAAAGGTTGATGTCCGCCAAAGGAGTCTCAGTCGTCGACTTTCTGAGCGGATCCGTCATGCTCGTGCGACGAGAGGCGGCACTCCGATCCGGAGGACTATTCGATCCACGCTATTTCATGTTTTATGAAGACGCCGACCTTTCCCAAAGGCTAAGGCACCGCGGCTACAAGCTTGGTATCCTGCCAAAGGCCAGGTCTGTGCATGAATGGAGGAACAAACCCTTCAAGCTTCATCTAATGGCAGAAAGCGGGCAAATATACCGCTCCCTACATTTTCCGCTCACATCAAAGATACGCATACCGCTGAATTTATTCGGCCGGGCACTGTGTCAGCCGAACAGTCATCAATGGAGCACAGATTTGGGATCACTCAATGGACCGGCCGAGCTCAACGCACGCCTCAAAGGCAGAGGAGTCATGGCTCTAAGCCCCAACAGGGCAGGAATCCCAGCAATTTTTCGCCCAGCGGGCACGCCGCCGGCCATCTTCGAAAAGGAAGACTGGTCACGCCTGGAGCCAGGAACTTACACCATCGTTTGCGGGGAAATGGACAAAATACGCAAGATTCAATATTGGATGACATTTAAAAAAATGGACCGCCGTCCCGCATAG
- a CDS encoding zinc dependent phospholipase C family protein, translating to MHPMIAQRAFETLPESMKAELRPHVPTILWGSTVPDLLWQDWENHVWDVHGRTGAQGRGPEKIAELLSSLERMLADDPRDLNEIAFHMGILSHYISDLNQPLHTDDYAPAEVWVHGIYEEDAWIHEHEVPIEFRGFSLYTDPYSSARSEAERANHYYEAIIRAYTEGNGFESARG from the coding sequence ATGCATCCCATGATCGCACAGCGGGCCTTCGAGACCCTCCCGGAGTCCATGAAGGCGGAGCTGCGGCCCCATGTCCCCACGATCCTCTGGGGATCGACGGTCCCGGATCTCTTGTGGCAGGACTGGGAGAACCACGTCTGGGACGTCCATGGCAGGACAGGCGCCCAGGGCCGGGGACCGGAAAAGATCGCTGAACTTTTGTCTTCCCTTGAGAGGATGCTCGCAGATGATCCGCGTGACTTGAATGAAATCGCCTTTCACATGGGCATCCTGTCGCACTACATCTCGGACCTGAACCAGCCCTTGCATACGGACGACTACGCACCGGCGGAGGTCTGGGTCCACGGGATATACGAGGAAGACGCATGGATCCACGAGCATGAGGTCCCCATCGAGTTTCGGGGATTTTCCCTCTACACCGACCCATACTCGAGCGCACGGTCAGAGGCCGAAAGGGCGAATCACTATTATGAGGCCATAATAAGGGCATACACGGAGGGAAACGGATTTGAAAGCGCCCGGGGGTGA